The Papio anubis isolate 15944 chromosome 1, Panubis1.0, whole genome shotgun sequence genome window below encodes:
- the SH2D5 gene encoding SH2 domain-containing protein 5 isoform X3, which produces MQKAGAGGRRASDCGLAPHRPRCITKFAQYVGSFPVDDLDTQESVWLVQQQLWALKDCPRRRAVILKFSLQGLKIYSGEGEVLLMAHALRRILYSTWCPADCQFAFVARNPRSPASKLFCHLFVGSQPGEVQILHLLLCRSFQLAYLLQHPEERALPEPCPGPIGEVPLKSLSSSGGPPGGLVREPFGRDQLSQNVHALVSFRRLPAEGLVGSGKELPESEGRARHARLGNPYCSPTLVRKKAIRSKVIRSGAYRGCTYETQLQLSAREAFPTAWEAWPRGPGGHSCLVESEGSLTENIWAFAGISRPCALALLRRDVLGAFLLWPEPGASGQWCLSVRTQCGVVPHQVFRNHLGRYCLEHLPAEFPSLEALVENHAVTERSLFCPLDMGRLNPTYEEQDCGPPGRPLRTLRPLSHAKSEAELQGLG; this is translated from the exons GCGTGTGGCTGGTGCAGCAGCAGCTGTGGGCGCTGAAG GACTGTCCCCGACGCCGGGCCGTCATCCTGAAATTCAGCCTTCAGGGTCTCAAGATCTACAGcggggagggtgag GTGCTTCTGATGGCGCATGCCCTGAGGCGCATCCTCTACTCCACCTGGTGCCCTGCCGACTGCCAGTTTGCCTTCGTGGCTCGAAACCCACGGAGCCCAGCCAGCAAACTCTTCTGCCACCTCTTTGTGGGCAGCCAGCCAGGAGAG gtccAGATCCTGCACCTGCTCCTATGCCGCTCTTTCCAGCTGGCTTACCTCTTGCAGCACCCTGAGGAGCGGGCACTGCCAGAGCCCTGCCCAGGACCCATAGGGGAGGTGCCCCTAAAGTCACTGTCCAGCTCTGGGGGCCCCCCTGGGGGCCTGGTGCGGGAGCCCTTCGGCCGTGATCAACTCTCTCAGAACGTCCATGCATTGGTCTCCTTCCGGCGGCTGCCAGCAGAGGGGCTGGTGGGCAGTGGG AAGGAGCTGCCAGAGTCGGAAGGCCGCGCCCGCCATGCCCGCCTGGGGAATCCCTACTGCTCGCCCACGCTGGTGCGCAAGAAGGCCATTCGCAGCAAGGTGATCCGCTCGGGGGCCTACCGCGGCTGCACCTATGAGACCCAGCTGCAGCTGTCGGCTCGGGAGGCCT TTCCTACCGCATGGGAGGCATGGCCCCGGGGTCCTGGTGGCCACTCGTGCCTGGTGGAGAGCGAGGGCAGCCTGACGGAGAACATCTGGGCCTTCGCTGGCATCTCCAG GCCCTGTGCCCTGGCCCTGTTGCGGAGAGACGTGCTTGGGGCCTTCCTGCTGTGGCCTGAGCCGGGTGCCAGCGGCCAGTGGTGTCTGTCCGTGCGCACGCAGTGCGGCGTGGTGCCCCACCAGGTCTTCCGGAATCACCTGGGCCGCTACTGCCTGGAG CACCTGCCGGCAGAGTTCCCCAGCCTGGAGGCTCTGGTGGAGAACCACGCGGTTACTGAACGCAGCCTCTTCTGTCCCCTCGACATGGGCCGCCTGAACCCCACCTACGAGGAGCAGGACTGTGGGCCCCCGGGCAGGCCGCTCCGGACTCTCCGGCCCCTCAGCCATGCCAAGTCCGAGGCAGAGCTGCAGGGCCTGGGCTAA